AAAATTGATGCTGTGGAGAGAATGGCTGAAGAAGCAAAGCGGGAATTGGAAAGGTTGAGGGCTGAGAGAGAGGCAGATAATATTGCCCTGATGAAGGAACGTGCAGCTGTTGAATCAGAAATGGAAGTTCTAGCAAGGTTGAGGCATGAGGTGGAGGAGCAATTAGAGAACCTAATGAGTAACAAAGTAGAGATATCATTTGAAAAGGAAAGAGTTAGCAAACTTAGAAAAGATGCAGAAAATGAAAGCCAGGAGATTGCTCGTTTGCAGTATGATCTAGAGGTTGAACGGAAAGCCTTGTCCATGGCCAGGTAATTACTTTTGAACTTACCTAAAGCTCATGGTTTAGCTTCAAATTGAGTCTGTTAGTGTCTAGCAACTTGTTTTTACAGGACTTTTAACCTATGCTCTGTCCAGGGCTTGGGCTGAAGATGAGGCAAAAAGAGCAAGAGAACAAGCTAAATCCCTGGAGGAGGCTAGAGATCGCTGGGAGAGGCATGGCATCAAAGTAGTTGTTGACAATGACCTCCGTGAAGAGGCATTGGGTGAAGCTACTTGGGTTGATGCTGGCAAGTTGTCAGTTGAAGGAACTGTTAGCAGGGCTGAGAATTTGATGGACAAACTCAAGGCAATGGCAGTGGATATAAAAGGAAGAAGCAGAGATGTAATTGATAAAATCATTCAAAAGATAGCCTTGTTTGTATCAAGTTTGAGGGAATGGGTTTCCAAAGCTGGAGAAAGGGCTGGAGAACTTAAAGACACAGCCATCTCAAAGGTCAACAGATCAGCACAAGAGTTGCAGCAAAGCACCTTGGAGTACAGCTTGGTAGTCAAAGAAGGTGCTAAGCGCGTAGCGGATGATTGTAGGGAAGGAGTGGAGAAACTCACCCAAAGGTTCAAGACATGATCTCTTTCACTCCCATTTTGTATGATTGTAGGGAAGGAGTGGAGAATTCAAGACATGATCTCTTTCACTCCCATTTTGTCTAATAATTTTGCGGCCGTGAGCCCGTGAAGATGTAAAGAGTTCTTTTCCTCTTCTCCCTTTGTTGTATAAGTAGTGGCAATTATTTTGCCTGTACAATGATACCTTCGTACATGAAGCAGAAGAGCAAAAGCAATAAATATACTTGGAGAACGGCATAATTCATCTGGCAAGGAATGGCTAAATTAATTTTGATCATCATTTTTTGGGATCGTGTTTATGATTAGAGTTGCGAGATACAGTTGCTTGAACGAACAGTATATTATATCACAAACACAGCAATTCCATGTggaaaatagtcattttaagagAAGATGTCGTTGACATGCAAGAATGCCATGTTAGAATTTGATAAACTCTCACATTTGTGAACAAATCTTTATAGCAAAAAGAATTGCAAAAGAACTGTTACTTGCATTAAGCTAAACCAAAGTGGCTGATAACCTTGAAAATAACACGAGCCAACAAAGTGGGCAAGCAGCTTGTCCCACTTCTCAGCTTGAATATTCAACACAAAACAGAATTTgtaaaatcaaaacttcaagtCTCGATGCTAGGAAACACATAGCATAGGTGAATCTCTAAACAAAACTATGAAAATATCAAACATCCcctcatttcttcttctcagTAGCTCCACCACCAGACCTGCATCAAAATAGTAACTATTAATACGAATTCTAAAAAGCCTTGACTCCTCAACTCTAAAAATACCAAGTATTCCTTTAGATTCTGGTTCTAATATAAGAATTAGAGTGCTAACACAAGGATTACCTCATCTTGCGAAGGACATTAGACATCTCCTCACGCTTCTTCTTTGCCCTCTTGTGGGTTCCCAACTTTCTTTTAGCTACCTTCAGTGCACGCTTGTCCTTGCCAACCTTCAAAAGCTCAGTGATTCTCTTCTCATACGGTGCAAACCCAGCAACTTCACGGATCAAGTTCCTAACAAAGTGCACCCTCTTACTGGTTTTCTGCCAAAATGAAACAAGAGCATAAATTCCCATGCTTAATGCAACTCCAAGAACAGTCTCTCCCTATACTTAATATAAACATAGCACCTTCAGCCTAAGCTTACTATAACTACCAAGCACCCCCAGCCTATA
This portion of the Rosa chinensis cultivar Old Blush chromosome 1, RchiOBHm-V2, whole genome shotgun sequence genome encodes:
- the LOC112179228 gene encoding 60S ribosomal protein L36-2 produces the protein MAPAQPKTGLFVGLNKGHVTTKKELAPRPSDRKGKTSKRVHFVRNLIREVAGFAPYEKRITELLKVGKDKRALKVAKRKLGTHKRAKKKREEMSNVLRKMRSGGGATEKKK